In one Rutidosis leptorrhynchoides isolate AG116_Rl617_1_P2 chromosome 8, CSIRO_AGI_Rlap_v1, whole genome shotgun sequence genomic region, the following are encoded:
- the LOC139863170 gene encoding F-box protein At5g07610-like yields the protein MTANTKRIRVNESDVVGVVTMPNNQSSSLLHVAADKIGYCDDLVTEIMLRLPVISLLRFKSVSKSWYSLISHPTFNQLFLKRNPNPPPSGLYAIDKNTLKQDHYFIPFDVENRSIAPNNTLNFAPDDKGTTRIVHSCNGLMLCCRDYYDHKLGFTFINRYVYNPTINQFNRLPKHEIFNTNYNCGMTLVFDPSKSPYYKIVSVNNVWMGKYSIGIYDSQTCTWKASSCRCNYAYAFYSRMDSGPGVYWNNAVHWHKKRNFIYYNLDDEVVRTQLTSFLFANSNNMFESRDHLLLVERDSSISWKLKIHELKRDYSEWFVKIPC from the coding sequence ATGACCGCAAATACCAAAAGAATCAGAGTAAACGAAAGTGACGTCGTTGGTGTCGTTACGATGCCAAACAATCAATCATCATCTCTGTTACATGTTGCTGCTGATAAAATTGGATACTGCGACGACCTTGTTACAGAAATCATGTTAAGATTACCGGTAATATCATTGCTTCGGTTTAAGTCCGTATCCAAAAGCTGGTACTCTCTTATCTCACATCCTACCTTCAACCAACTCTTCCTAAAGCGTAACCCTAATCCTCCTCCTTCTGGTCTCTACGCCATAGATAAAAACACACTTAAACAAGACCATTATTTCATCCCATTCGACGTCGAAAATCGAAGTATAGCACCTAACAATACCCTGAATTTTGCTCCAGATGATAAGGGAACAACGCGTATTGTGCACTCGTGTAAtggattaatgttgtgttgtcgtgattaTTATGATCACAAGTTGGGGTTTACGTTCATCAATCGTTACGTATACAATCCAACTATCAACCAATTCAATAGGCTTCCTAAACACGAAATTTTTAATACAAACTATAATTGTGGTATGACCTTAGTGTTTGATCCATCGAAATCACCTTATTATAAAATTGTATCTGTTAATAACGTTTGGATGGGTAAATACTCGATAGGAATTTATGACTCACAAACTTGCACTTGGAAAGCTTCTTCCTGTAGGTGTAATTATGCATACGCTTTTTATAGTCGTATGGATAGTGGTCCCGGTGTTTATTGGAACAATGCCGTTCATTGGCATAAAAAACGCAACTTTATTTATTATAATTTGGATGATGAGGTTGTACGTACACAACTGACCTCTTTTCTTTTTGCTAATTCGAATAATATGTTTGAGTCCCGAGATCACTTGCTTCTTGTTGAAAGAGATTCTTCTATTAGTTGGAAACTCAAAATTCATGAGTTGAAAAGAGATTATTCAGAATGGTTTGTGAAAATACCATGTTGA